A genomic stretch from Candidatus Syntrophosphaera sp. includes:
- a CDS encoding LptF/LptG family permease, with translation MRILDKYVIREFLKTYLVIFISFAVVFIVIDVIDNLPRLMRSGATWELAILYYLLRLPYLIVLTSPVTVLITGLFMMNALSKHNESVGIRAAGVSIKRAMFPLFVLGLLISMGVAVFGEYLLPWAEKTRSHVYNVKIRGEQMEDQMLKARIHYQGQENDFYYFGFFDGYQNALRVIDLTRLDGQGSQITEHITASAAVWKDGRWIIEDCEIRRFDGGRQNYYQYYQSTDLPLLDVEPQDFMRITKKTISLNFFELRDYINRLERMGEKAHREIVDLHMKLAFPLTNLIVIFFFIPIATSNIRSKGRGLIFLLGLVVCFAYLIMVRVIQSLGYNGVIPPVWAAWLPNLFFTVLGLLFLRKAEI, from the coding sequence ATGCGCATTCTGGATAAATACGTCATCCGCGAATTCCTCAAGACCTATCTGGTCATCTTCATCTCCTTTGCAGTGGTGTTTATCGTGATCGACGTCATCGACAACCTGCCCCGCCTGATGCGCAGCGGCGCAACCTGGGAACTGGCGATCCTCTATTATCTGCTCAGGCTGCCCTATCTGATCGTTCTAACCTCGCCGGTCACGGTCCTGATCACCGGCCTGTTCATGATGAACGCGCTCTCCAAGCACAACGAAAGCGTCGGCATCCGGGCGGCCGGAGTCAGCATCAAACGCGCCATGTTCCCGCTATTCGTCTTGGGCCTGCTGATCAGCATGGGCGTGGCCGTGTTTGGCGAATATCTGCTGCCCTGGGCGGAAAAGACCCGCAGCCATGTGTACAACGTGAAGATCAGGGGCGAACAGATGGAAGACCAAATGCTCAAAGCCCGCATCCACTATCAGGGCCAGGAGAACGATTTTTACTACTTTGGCTTCTTCGACGGCTACCAAAACGCGCTGCGGGTGATCGACCTCACCCGGCTCGACGGCCAGGGCAGCCAGATCACGGAACACATCACCGCCTCGGCCGCCGTTTGGAAAGACGGCAGATGGATCATCGAGGATTGCGAGATCCGCCGTTTTGACGGAGGCCGGCAGAACTACTACCAATACTACCAAAGCACCGACCTGCCTCTGTTGGACGTGGAGCCGCAGGATTTCATGCGCATCACCAAGAAGACCATCTCCCTGAATTTCTTCGAGCTGCGGGACTACATCAACCGCCTGGAACGAATGGGCGAAAAAGCCCACCGCGAGATCGTCGACCTGCACATGAAACTCGCCTTTCCCCTCACCAACCTGATCGTGATCTTCTTTTTCATCCCCATTGCCACTTCCAACATCAGGTCCAAGGGGCGCGGCCTGATCTTCCTGCTCGGCCTGGTGGTCTGCTTCGCCTATCTGATCATGGTGCGCGTTATCCAAAGCCTTGGCTACAATGGAGTTATCCCGCCCGTCTGGGCCGCCTGGCTGCCCAATCTGTTCTTCACCGTGCTGGGCCTGCTGTTCCTGCGCAAGGCAGAAATATAA
- a CDS encoding LptF/LptG family permease, protein MKILQRFIVREHFVPFLLSLAVVTFILLIDRMLDLMNLIIEKKLDAGTIIDLFSLSLPYMLALSIPMAVLVATILAFGRMAVDRETIAMKSSGINIYRLLLPLFVVALLLTGVMVYFNHYFLPNTNHKLKNLTTKIAYYRPMTIIKPNEFTTLMDYTVFVGENNNNELRDVLIYDRSQTKLPRTILARSGEVEQMDGGSSLRIILHNGEMHERNEREPGKYQLRKFEHFTVNIRNVAASIDFGGTSYRSDREMTYDQLVAAIRDRRLELQAKETEIANLRSRLDRLSGSTESGTEYRRLGVMLQMAEDQGQELVEILQSLQVEYQKKFALSFAIVIFVMVGIPLGLMTRTSGIGMAFSVSSVIFLIYYVALTGGEQLADRGIVSPFLAMWVTNLVFFVLGVILIYASVHEKQLVNLNLLSWRLSHLKVKKEETPDELIH, encoded by the coding sequence ATGAAGATCCTGCAGCGTTTCATCGTCCGCGAGCATTTTGTCCCCTTCCTGCTCTCCCTGGCGGTGGTGACCTTCATCCTGCTGATCGACCGCATGCTCGACCTGATGAACCTGATCATCGAGAAAAAGCTGGACGCGGGCACCATCATCGACCTCTTTTCCCTTTCCCTGCCTTACATGCTGGCGCTTTCGATCCCCATGGCTGTGTTGGTGGCCACCATCCTGGCTTTCGGCAGAATGGCCGTGGACCGGGAAACGATCGCCATGAAATCCAGCGGGATAAACATCTACCGCCTGCTCCTGCCCTTGTTTGTGGTAGCCCTGCTGCTCACCGGGGTGATGGTCTATTTCAACCACTATTTCCTGCCCAATACCAACCACAAGCTGAAAAACCTCACCACCAAGATCGCCTACTACCGTCCCATGACCATCATCAAACCCAATGAATTCACCACTTTGATGGATTACACGGTTTTCGTGGGCGAAAACAACAACAACGAACTGCGGGACGTGCTGATCTATGACCGCAGCCAGACCAAGCTGCCGCGCACGATCCTGGCCCGCAGCGGCGAAGTCGAGCAAATGGACGGGGGAAGCAGCCTGCGGATCATTTTGCACAATGGCGAGATGCACGAACGCAATGAGCGGGAGCCCGGAAAATACCAGCTCCGGAAGTTTGAGCATTTCACCGTCAATATCCGCAACGTGGCCGCCAGCATCGATTTCGGAGGAACAAGCTATCGCTCCGATCGCGAAATGACCTACGACCAGCTGGTGGCTGCGATCCGGGACAGGAGGCTGGAACTGCAAGCCAAGGAAACCGAGATCGCCAACCTGCGTTCCAGGCTGGACCGGCTGTCCGGCAGCACTGAGTCCGGCACGGAATACCGCCGCCTCGGCGTCATGTTGCAAATGGCTGAGGACCAGGGCCAGGAACTGGTCGAGATCCTGCAGTCGCTCCAGGTGGAATACCAAAAAAAATTCGCCCTCTCCTTCGCCATCGTGATCTTTGTGATGGTCGGCATCCCCCTGGGCCTGATGACCCGCACCAGCGGAATCGGCATGGCTTTCTCGGTCTCCTCGGTGATCTTTTTGATCTACTATGTGGCCCTCACCGGCGGAGAGCAGCTTGCCGACCGGGGTATCGTGAGCCCCTTTCTGGCCATGTGGGTCACCAACCTGGTTTTCTTTGTGTTGGGGGTCATCCTCATCTACGCCTCGGTGCACGAAAAGCAGCTTGTCAACCTCAATCTGCTGAGCTGGCGCCTCTCGCATCTCAAGGTCAAAAAAGAAGAGACCCCGGATGAACTCATCCACTGA
- the ligA gene encoding NAD-dependent DNA ligase LigA codes for MNEDLKKELQRLRAEIERHNVLYYELANPAIPDYEYDQLARRLRELETQLGEATTTESPLDKVGSDLTAGSDTIPHKHRMYSLDNAYSAEELEQWASKLSQDLGFLPPLCVELKIDGFSINLFYDRGKLQYATTRGDGYAGEVVTTNVRTLESIPKNIAHPSPIEIRGEIYIPVQDFLQLNEQRLANEEKPFANPRNAAAGSIKLKNPDLVKDRHLAAILYSVGYSEELPPKAQSELLDWLAGLGFPVSGEHRLCASYAEVQEFCDLWQKRRGSLPYEIDGVVVKVDDLALQKKLGYTSKSPKWAVAYKFKPEEKETRLLEVQYQVGRTGAVTPVAILEPVYISGSTVSRATLHNEDEIKRLGLHLGDTVLLIKSGEIIPKILKAIPEKRSPEAVPVGFPTTCPVCASPLEKDEEGAIHYCPNAGCPAQLQRRLEHFASRDAMDISGLGESLIARLLETGLIEGIADIYTLDFAKVAALDRLGSKSAQNLKNAIEASKDRNFDRVLFALGIRFVGSITARNLAEYYGSIDALLGTDEETLVQVKEVGAKIATAIKAYFRIPANLELIGKLRSLGVNFTQRSKQSSNVLEGKTFLLTGALPNYSRKEMEDLIQSHGGRIVSGVSPALNYLIVGDKAGSKLEKARKLPSIAILDEAGVLAMLGLPE; via the coding sequence ATGAACGAAGATCTGAAAAAAGAGCTGCAGCGCCTGCGGGCCGAGATCGAGCGCCACAACGTGCTCTATTACGAACTGGCCAATCCCGCCATCCCGGATTACGAGTATGACCAGTTGGCGCGCCGATTGAGGGAGTTGGAAACCCAACTTGGCGAGGCGACCACGACGGAATCCCCGCTGGATAAGGTGGGCAGCGACCTAACCGCGGGCTCGGACACCATACCCCACAAACATAGGATGTACTCCCTGGATAACGCGTATTCCGCGGAAGAACTGGAGCAGTGGGCCTCCAAACTCAGCCAGGACCTGGGTTTCCTGCCCCCGCTCTGTGTGGAGCTCAAGATCGACGGCTTTTCCATCAATCTCTTTTACGACCGGGGCAAGCTGCAATACGCCACAACCCGGGGGGACGGTTACGCCGGTGAGGTCGTGACAACCAATGTCCGCACGCTGGAGTCCATCCCCAAAAACATCGCCCACCCCTCCCCCATCGAGATCCGCGGCGAGATCTACATCCCCGTGCAAGATTTTCTCCAGCTCAACGAACAGCGCCTGGCCAATGAGGAAAAGCCCTTTGCCAATCCACGCAACGCGGCCGCGGGTTCCATCAAGCTCAAGAACCCTGATCTGGTCAAAGACAGGCATCTGGCCGCGATCCTCTACAGCGTTGGCTACAGCGAGGAACTGCCGCCCAAGGCGCAATCAGAACTATTGGACTGGCTGGCCGGCCTGGGCTTCCCCGTTTCGGGCGAGCACAGGCTTTGCGCCTCCTATGCTGAGGTCCAGGAGTTTTGCGATCTATGGCAAAAACGGCGCGGCAGCCTGCCCTATGAGATCGATGGTGTGGTGGTGAAGGTGGACGACCTGGCCCTGCAAAAAAAACTCGGCTATACGTCCAAGAGCCCCAAATGGGCTGTCGCCTACAAATTCAAACCCGAGGAGAAGGAAACCCGGCTGCTCGAGGTCCAGTACCAGGTTGGCCGCACCGGAGCCGTTACCCCCGTGGCGATCCTGGAGCCGGTCTACATCTCCGGCAGCACGGTATCCCGCGCCACCCTGCACAATGAGGACGAGATCAAGCGCCTGGGCCTGCATCTGGGCGACACGGTGCTGCTGATCAAATCCGGCGAGATCATTCCCAAGATCCTGAAAGCCATCCCGGAAAAACGCTCTCCTGAAGCAGTGCCGGTCGGTTTTCCCACCACCTGCCCCGTCTGCGCCAGCCCTCTGGAAAAGGACGAAGAGGGCGCGATCCACTATTGCCCCAATGCCGGTTGCCCCGCCCAGTTGCAGAGGCGGCTGGAGCACTTTGCCTCTCGGGACGCGATGGATATCAGCGGCCTGGGCGAAAGCCTGATCGCCAGGCTGCTGGAAACCGGACTGATCGAGGGTATCGCGGATATTTACACCCTGGATTTTGCCAAAGTGGCGGCGCTCGACCGCCTGGGCAGCAAATCCGCCCAAAACCTGAAAAACGCCATCGAGGCCTCCAAGGACCGCAATTTCGACCGGGTGCTGTTCGCTTTGGGAATCCGCTTCGTCGGCTCCATCACGGCCCGCAACCTGGCCGAGTATTACGGAAGCATCGACGCGCTGCTCGGAACAGACGAGGAAACCCTGGTGCAGGTCAAAGAGGTGGGCGCCAAGATCGCCACAGCCATCAAGGCCTATTTCAGGATTCCCGCGAACCTTGAACTGATCGGGAAACTACGCTCCCTGGGCGTGAATTTCACCCAGCGCAGCAAACAAAGCTCGAATGTCCTGGAAGGCAAGACCTTCCTGCTGACCGGCGCCCTGCCCAATTATTCCCGCAAGGAGATGGAAGACCTGATCCAAAGCCACGGGGGCAGGATCGTCAGCGGGGTCAGCCCTGCACTGAACTATCTGATCGTGGGCGACAAAGCCGGCTCCAAGCTTGAAAAGGCACGCAAGCTACCTTCCATCGCGATCCTTGACGAAGCCGGCGTTCTGGCCATGCTGGGGCTGCCCGAATGA
- a CDS encoding beta-ureidopropionase, translated as MSYRVSVLQFEPKLLDVTENLARTEALLKGLETDLVVLPELCTSGYVFCSQEEVDSVSETVPEGLAFRFFQDLARERNFSIVYGFAERSQGKAFNSSALVNPDGSFHIYRKTHLFNREKLFFSPGDTGLNVHPGKNGVRLGMMVCFDWQFPEAARTLALKGAQIICHPANLVLPWCQQAMITRSLENRVFSLTSNRMGTESNGPESVSFTGMSQILGTKGQILARMNETEAGVRTCEIEPELALDKAVTPLNDAFADRRPEFYTP; from the coding sequence GTGAGCTATCGGGTATCCGTTCTGCAATTTGAGCCCAAACTGCTGGACGTGACTGAAAACCTGGCCCGGACCGAGGCCCTCTTGAAGGGCTTGGAGACAGATCTGGTGGTGCTTCCCGAACTTTGCACCTCAGGCTATGTCTTCTGCAGCCAGGAGGAAGTCGATTCGGTGAGCGAGACGGTTCCCGAGGGACTGGCCTTCCGGTTCTTCCAAGACCTGGCCAGGGAGAGGAACTTCAGCATCGTCTATGGTTTCGCGGAACGCTCACAGGGCAAGGCCTTCAATTCCAGCGCCCTGGTCAATCCCGACGGCAGCTTTCATATCTACCGGAAGACCCATCTGTTCAACCGGGAAAAGCTGTTCTTCAGCCCCGGCGACACAGGCCTGAACGTGCATCCGGGAAAAAACGGCGTCCGGCTGGGCATGATGGTCTGCTTCGACTGGCAGTTTCCCGAAGCGGCGCGGACCCTTGCCCTGAAGGGCGCGCAGATCATCTGCCATCCCGCGAACCTGGTTTTGCCATGGTGCCAGCAGGCCATGATCACCCGGTCCCTGGAAAACCGCGTGTTTTCCCTCACTTCCAACCGCATGGGAACCGAAAGCAACGGCCCCGAAAGCGTCTCTTTCACCGGCATGAGCCAGATCCTGGGAACCAAGGGCCAGATCCTGGCCCGGATGAACGAGACCGAGGCTGGGGTCCGCACCTGCGAGATCGAGCCGGAGCTTGCTTTGGACAAGGCCGTGACCCCGCTCAACGATGCTTTCGCGGACCGGCGCCCGGAATTTTACACGCCATGA